A DNA window from Plasmodium brasilianum strain Bolivian I chromosome 12, whole genome shotgun sequence contains the following coding sequences:
- a CDS encoding translocation protein SEC62: MSGTEELNPDMLGVLKCAFEEGVKVKSAAEVGKRAVEYFRGDDFVHFLSTKKDMLKKKFPNLFIGRSLDEMKDIEEFAELFIQQGYIYKAQYKPIKGINEKDENGVYKRPKWPKRLIMTSKQNFDKTSFYILVHERNKKLQYFMLVILISIVLLCCMFPVWPLKLKLALWHLSVAFIALISVIIVGRLCTFIFFWFFGVDYWIFPNLFDEECNVVESFTPFHSWVYRNDTWILVIARMFTAVLLAIGIHQLGKTHSISDIRDFATQSFIDIIEWGNKKLSDSPENVSMYKSIGAKSAFENQAEDEEEIVYDENEENYDCLRKCGFQTFEELVRKCFLKCECMEKIINSDCYKNKCSRVTKEVLYEAYKEVCFGKKENKD, encoded by the exons ATGAGCGGAACAGAG GAATTAAATCCTGATATGCTTGGAGTGTTGAAGTGCGCCTTCGAGGAAGGAGTCAAGGTAAAGAGCGCAGCAGAAGTAGGAAAAAGAGCAGTAGAATATTTTAGAGGAGATGATTTTGTGCATTTTTTAAGCACGAAGAAAGATATGTTAAAGAAAAAGTTTccaaatttatttattgggAGAAGTTTAGATGAGATGAAAGATATAGAAGAATTTGCtgaattatttatacaacaaggatatatatataaagctCAATATAAACCAATTAAaggaataaatgaaaaggatgAAAATGGAGTATATAAGAGGCCCAAATGGCCAAAGAGATTAATTATGACttcaaaacaaaattttgataaaacaagtttttatattttagtgCATGAAAGGAATAAGaaattacaatattttatgttagtAATCTTAATATCGattgttttattatgttgTATGTTTCCTGTTTGGCctttgaaattaaaattggCATTATGGCATTTGTCTGTTGCATTTATAGCTTTAATATCAGTTATAATAGTAGGAAGATTAtgtacttttattttcttctggTTTTTTGGAGTTGATTATTGGATATTTCCAAATTTATTTGATGAAGAATGTAATGTTGTTGAATCGTTTACACCATTTCATTCATGGGTATATAGAAATGATACTTGGATTCTTGTAATTGCTAGAATGTTTACTGCTGTTTTGTTAGCTATAGGTATACATCAACTGGGAAAAACACACTCAATATCAGATATTAGGGATTTTGCAACTCAGTCCTTTATTGATATAATAGAATGGGGAAATAAGAAATTAAGCGATTCTCCTGAAAATGTTTCCATGTATAAATCCATTGGTGCAAAATCAGCATTCGAAAATCAGGCAGAAGATGAGGAAGAAATAGTTTATGATGAgaatgaagaaaattatgACTGTCTTAGGAAATGTGGATTTCAAACGTTCGAAGAATTAGTCAGGAAGTGCTTTTTAAAATGTGAATGCATGGAG aaaattattaactcAGATTGTTACAAGAATAAATGTTCCAGAGTAACTAAGGAGGTTTTATATGAGGCATATAAGGAAGTTTGTTTTGGAAAAAAGGAGAATAAagattaa